A genome region from Panicum virgatum strain AP13 chromosome 4K, P.virgatum_v5, whole genome shotgun sequence includes the following:
- the LOC120704884 gene encoding putative heat stress transcription factor A-6a: MEHPAAVTVKQEEREDDEVVVVLDADGDAGGRAAAAPAPEPWRTPPPASQVPPFLAKTFELVEDPATDGVVSWGAARNSFVVWDPHALAAGLLPRRFKHANFSTFLRQLNTYGFRKVSPDRWEFAHADFLAGQRHLLANIRRRHGAAGGGSAASSGANKTGASGSGGGCERLRRDQEALARLRRGQQEARAQLLDMERRLRGTESRQEQCTAFLARAVGSPGFLDGLLARRSHAAPPVGAGRKRRLFDAAAAAAPDVLAFEELALAAGAEVEAAPVPTTAAASQGSNSAATATDMIWYELLGEEQVEIDAAVEELVAAAAAAEAAEPWGEMGDEEVEELVQQIGYLGSPSPWSP; this comes from the exons ATGGAGCACCCCGCGGCCGTGACGGTCAAGCAGGAGGAGCGGGAGGACGACgaagtggtggtggtgctggacgccgacggcgacgccggcgggcgagcagccgcggcgccggcgccggagccctggaggacgccgccgccggcgtctcaGGTTCCGCCGTTCCTGGCGAAGACATTCGAGCTGGTGGAGGACCCGGCGACGGACGGCGTGGTGTCGTGGGGCGCGGCGCGGAACAGCTTCGTGGTGTGGGACCCGCACGCCTTGGCGGCGGGGCTCCTCCCGCGCCGCTTCAAGCACGCCAACTTCTCCACCTTCCTCCGCCAGCTCAACACCTAC GGATTCCGCAAGGTGAGCCCGGACAGGTGGGAGTTTGCGCACGCCGACTTCCTCGCCGGCCAGCGCCACCTCCTCGCCAACATCCGCCGTCGGCACGGCGCCGCGGGAGGAGGGTCCGCGGCGTCATCGGGCGCGAATAAGACCGGCGcgagcgggagcggcggcggctgcgagagGCTGCGGCGGGACCAGGAGGCGCTGGCGCGGCTGCGGCGCGGGCAGCAGGAAGCGCGCGCGCAGCTGCTGGACATGGAGCGCCGCCTGCGGGGCACGGAAAGCCGGCAGGAGCAGTGCACGGCCTTCCTGGCGCGCGCCGTGGGGAGCCCGGGTTTCCTGGACGGCCTGCTGGCGCGCCgcagccacgccgcgccgcccgtgggGGCTGGCAGGAAGCGGCGGCTGTTCgacgccgctgccgcggccgcgccggacGTCCTCGCCTTCGAGGAGCTAGCGCTTGCGGCGGGCGCCGAGGTCGAGGCGGCGCCCGTcccgaccacggcggcggcgagccaggGCTCCAACAGCGCCGCTACCGCCACGGACATGATATGGTACGAGCTGCTCGGGGAGGAGCAGGTGGAGATCGATGCCGCGGTGGAGGAGCTCGTCGCGGCtgcggccgccgcggaggcggcCGAGCCGTGGGGGGAGATGGGcgacgaggaggtggaggagctggTGCAGCAGATTGGCTACCTGGGTTCGCCGAGCCCTTGGTCACCATGA